One Gopherus evgoodei ecotype Sinaloan lineage chromosome 1, rGopEvg1_v1.p, whole genome shotgun sequence genomic window, ATGGGCTGATCCAGTATCTTCTAACTGGAATCTCAGTATCTTAAGGTATTGGTGGTGGTTTCAAATCTGGgtctcagttttgcaactttgactCATTTCTAGTTTTCCAAATGTACGTATTCCTACATGTGAAATATTATTCATTATGAATCATTACTTGTGAACGACTTGAGATGAAAATGTGAGGAGACGAGTGTAGAAAGCTGTCTTCTAGTCATTGCAGTTGACAGAGGATGCCTGCTCCTTTTTAGCGCCctataaaaaaaatcagggagGGTCTGCTTTGATGGCTGTAACATAGCTTAGCATCTATACTACGAACTAAGGGTGTGTTTTCCAGCCGATGTAGAATACTTGTACTAGCTCAGATCTGAGCTAATATACCCAACATagtagtgcagctgcactggcagCGGTAACGGAGGCACGGCTTAGCCATGCCAactacaaacctgcctgaaactgGTGGGGCGAACATGGCTAAGCCACGCCTCCACTGCAGCTACCTATGCTACTGTGGCTGCTACTTATGCTCACGCTAGCTCTTGTTGAGCTGGCGTGGGTATGTGTCTGCAAGCATGGAAGCCCATCCCTAACTCCTAGAGTAGATATAGCCTTAGTGTGTGTATCACTGCtatctgggggagggagggaagtcaaGTATACTTTCCCTGAAGTCGCCAGAATTTTGTTCCTCAGGACTTGTCTATGCTAGATAGTGTTGTcattttaactatactggtatagttaagtGCCATAATTCTCTCAGTTATATCAGTATACAAGTGCTTATACCAGCATAGCTTTTTCCTGTATGGGAAGTGAAAAAAGCTATGATATAATTACATCCACACTAGTGCTTATGTGGGTTTAACACACACAAATCACACCCCTTTCCAACACAGTTATTATGATACAACTTttctggtgtagaccaggccatggcCTACAAATATTTGTTCTTAGCAATAATTGAACATGTACATAAAGTGTTATGAAACATTAATCTGTGGATGCAACAGTGAGTATTGCTAGTGACATCATCTGAGTTAacatgtgtgatttttttttcttccctcgtAGGTTAAATGGACTAATTGGCTCTCATTCTGAGGGAACCTAATGGATATCTCTTGCTTTAATTAAATCTCTACTGTATGTCAAAAAGATTTCCCAAGTCTGGAAGCTGCTCTGAAAGTGATTGAAACAGCATAAAAATGTGAATCTAACAAGACTCCAAACAACTTGAGAAAGAATTTTCTACTGATCAGTTTGTAATTTAAATCTTTAACTGAAGCATGCAAACTAGTTAAACTGGTTGAAGAGAAGCTTACTCCTTAAATAGGACTGTCAAAAAAGCAGTCacctgaaatttcaaaatgagtGCATCACTGGTACCAAGTGAGACACGTTATACCCAGCTGCAGGAcaacagaaatgaaataaaaaataacaatgaaAGCGTAATAAGTATTGGAGATACAAATGCCAACCAAATTATGACAAAGGTCAGAAGCACTGAAGGGGAAGTCAAGAGATGTGATTTGACAGCTAATCCTGGAAGTGTGCATACTGGTGGGTCAGAGAACATTACGCAGTTAGATACAGAGCAGAATAAACTTCTGGTCTTTAAGGAATCTCAGAGTTGTGACATCAGTATACAAGAATTTAGGTTGCCTTCTACCATAAACAGGGAATTGGATAAAGATTACAGGACTGATGAAGTTAAGGATACTTCAGAGAATATTCGTATTAGCCGAGGAAAAAGTCTGTCTAATTTGAAGAGCCGTGCAAATGATACCAGTTCATGGGTTCTTTCAAAAGATGATGTTGAATTTACCCGGCATATTTCTAAGCATAAAATGATCAGGACCATGGAGGCTGAAGGAATAAAAAGGCTTTCTTTGGGAAGATCATGTAAATTTTCTACTAAAACAGAAGCATTTTCAAAAGAACGTGTGTCGTGTAAACGTTCACTTTCTGCATCACTAGATTCCATTGCTACATCACATCATTTGATTGGTGATACTGAGAAATCACAGAAAACACCAGCAGATCATTTTCTAGATATGGTTCTTCATCCACTTGACAATACCTCAGAGGAAAATATGGTGTTTTATTCAAAACCATCTACCTCAGAGAACAAGAAAGTAAATATCCCAGAGAGCCAAATGGATGTGGAAGATGTACCAACTGTTAACAGCAAAAGCACACTGCATCCTACTGATGTAGATCTAAATTTAAGTGGTAAGCCCAGTGAAGTCTCTAGTAAGTCAGAAGCACAACTAGGTCAGGGTGATATGAGTAAAAAACTGGAGCTAAAACATCCACCACTTGTACCATCTAAGAACATTTGTCAACAAAAAATCGAGAGAATTATGTTGGTAGAATTTCTAGGATGTCAAAAAGAAGAAGATACGTTAATACAAGAGAAGAAAGGTTATGGAGCTGAAGTGTCCAAAATGCAAGCTCCCCAGTTTCAAGACTTTTGTAGTAAAGTAGGGGATCCGCTCTTAAACCAAGTGGTAGCCTACGCTGAGGACAGACTACCAAGTGGTAATAGTACCTGCCCTGGGTTTGGAAGAGGAAGTAATGATGATGAAAGCAGGGCAGCTAATCAAGGTCATCAGGAATACATAACAGACAAAGAAATTGGATCTGTATTTCCTCTTACTGATGATAGCAAATCCAGTGGCAAACTGACACCTACAAGAAATAGAAACTTACTTGAAGCTGGTACAAGTTGCATTCAAACTGTTGGTGGGCATATATCTTTTCTACACAATGTTAGTCTCCCTTACAGCAAAACTATGAAAGTTAATGAGAATAAACTGATGCTAGTCAGAGGGAACACTGAAAACACCACAGTGTCTGCCTCTGATCTCTCAGATCAACACAGAGTGCTTAGTACAGAAACAATGTCAAACAAACAGCCAAACAACCAGGATAGTGATGTGGAAACCACAAGCTTTTCAGTTCAGAATAAAAAGACAGCTATTGCAAAGAAATATCTTTCAGATGACGCATCACAGAGTTATAAAATTTCAGCAAGGGCTGATGCCTTTTTCTGTGTTCCAACTGCCTTGCGCCCAGTGGCAACTGTAAATGTTAATAATCAGCCCACAATTTCAAACGGCAGTTTAAAGGATCTTTATGCACTTCATGTTGACAAGCTGTCACCCTCCTCAGTCCTACCTCCCATTGACAGTACCCAGTTGTTAAACATATCCCCTAAAGTGCCTATCAAGACTGCTGCGAACAGTGGAATCCCCAAACCAATCCTTGTGCATTCCAAGGGCTCCCTTACAGCCCAGGGTGATGCAGAAAGTGACTGCAGTGAAAAGCCTGAAGAAAACATTGAGATAAAACCTGTCATACCCAAACCCAAACATGTGAGACCTAAGATCATCACTTACATTAGAAGAAATCCTCAGTCTATAGACCATCTTGACCCTTCCTTTGCCTCAACTGAGCTGCCATATGGTCCACCTGTGTGTGGTATGCCCATGGCAAAAGAACAGCAGATATTGAGTGGTGGGGATATTAAACCATCTAACATTCTATATGACAAATTTAAACCCGACTTGCAGAAGCCAAGAATCTATGGTTCAGGACTTGTAGTATCTGGCATTAAACCCCCGGGGCATCATTTTGGTCAAATGAGTGAAAAGTTTTTACAGGAGGTAAGGAGATAACCACCTCTGTTGTACACCCATTGACGTTTGTTTACTTGTTTCTTTGAGGAAAATAGCAGAGATTCGCTGTAAAACCTGAAAATTGTAAATCAATACTGGGATATATGTGGGTATTGTAAACAAACTTTCTTAACTGTTTCTGACACTGACGTGGTCATGGCGAATGGTCTGTTGCTGGACGCTGCCAAACTGTCACAGTACTTCCCAGAAGCACACAATCAGCCCCTAATATTCGAAAGCTATAAATGAGAACATTGGGGAGAAAGAGAAAGGCATGTCTCTTAACTCCAGTGACATACGTGGGCCTGGGCGAGCCTTTTAAAGAGACAGCTGTAGAAAATGGTCACTATTTGCTGGTAAACAGGGGCTTTTCCTCCTCCAGAGGGAGGTTGGCAGGTATGTCCAGCAAGAGCTCTGGACTGGTGACATGCAGTAGGACCAGAAGAGTTTGCCTCTCATTTGAACGAACAGAAAAACAGGGACTTTCAAAGCTGCTGTAAGACAATTTATAATGTTTGTTTGTCTTGTTTCATTTGAAGTGGGTGGGTATATTAACCATTCTCTCAAAATAACAGACTTTTCCTTTTCCCAGCTTTGGAAGTCCCTGTTTTGCCATGCAGTCAAAGAATAACTGAATTCCCTATGGCCCATTCAGTACCACCTTGCCAAGATGTCTGTTTCCAGTTTGATCACTCTGGGCGAGATCATGGTTCACCTTCCTGACCCGTACTGGGGAGTGTGGGAGTGCCAAGAAACCTTATGCTCTGTACAGGCTAGCCGCATTGTCAGTTACAGAgcagctgcttctgtgccactACACCCTCTCCAGAGCAGATGGGCAGGGGAGCGGGCAAGCAGGGGTTACAGTTGGGTCCCTGGTTAGTTTGTGGGCCAGCTACTTATTACCCTTTGCTTGGAACTTGTgatacattatgatacagtctttacatggtcacatactattttttccacattcCCCcgctcaccacacacacacactcctagtGCACCGGATGGAAGGTGCTCGCTGTataagcagctattcaatatcttgttttatcctcattgttcattGTGTGGCCCTGGCCTTATTAACTACATACAATTCAAATCCCTCTTTGAAGGTGGAATTATTAATTTCTAATGAGTTTGTTGGTGgcgctcatcaccatggtatctgagtgcttcacaaatattaatttatttttgtaatacCCTCTGTCAAGTAAGGTGgtatttttattcccattttacagatggggaactgaggcacagaaattaaGGCCTAAGTATCCACTAGTTTCAGGTGCTGTAACAGGGTGATCTGTCCTGTTAAGGGCAGTGGGCCTTGGGGCTAGCCAGCCCTGTTCTAAAGCATGGCACCTTtaattcaggtttcagagtagcagctgtgttagtctatatccgcaaaaagaacaggagtacttgtggcactttgttagtctctaaggtgccacaagtactcctgttctttttaccttTAATTCAGTTATTCAGGAAGAATCAGCAGACCAAGCTAGGAAAGGGGACCAAATGCCAGAATAAGGTGACCACCTCCTGAGCATTGTGAAGGACCACTCTTAGCTCAGTGGAGGGTAAAGCCAGGAGTCAGGAGAGATTACCATGAGGGGGTAGAATCAGAATCTTGATGGGCCAGGGAGGCCTGCCAGGATTAAAGTACAGCCCCAGGAAAGAACGGTTGTAGATACACTGTTCACAGGGGGAAGGAATTTTAGCTGAGGACTAGGGCTAAAAAGACTTGAGGGAAAAGACTTTTCAACGACCAGGACAGTACATAGGAAGAAGCTCTAGGAAGAAAAGGTAGAATGAGCTTGAGTTTCATGACATATAGCCCAGTAGTTTAGGGTTCCCAGGGTCAAGAACCCACAGTAAAGGTTAGGTGTGTgttctcccagtgctggcacccTAGAGGGATGCAGCAACCTTTGCTActaaggggagagaaaagggactgaccagagcccaggctggaagTTGAGCCCAAGAGAAGGGCCAAAGACTGTTGTATGGAACAGTCAGACCCTGTGGAGAAGGGCTGTGCCTGGGTCCAGGGTGGAAAACCGATGTTGGTGTTTTACTTTGGACTgtggttaccctggaaggggtggtaTTATGTACCCTAGCCAGAAGGCTAAGTCACCTCTATAACTGAACCTTGCTGAAGATGTAGAGAACTACTGGAGACAAGGAAAATTGAGGCAGGGTGACTGCAGTGCCACACCATGAGGGGATGTGTTCTGGTACTGCTGCCTGTCATATTTCAAGTCCTTGCTTCAAAGCATGGAGGCCAGTAAAACCTTTCAATGAAAGGGCTATAAGAATCTGATTTTACATGGGCCATATAACATAATTTTCccttgtatgcagtgtagttgtaaccATGTCAGCCCACCTTTTAttgtctcttaccaacagaagcaggtccaataaaatatattacctcacccaccttgtctccatcATTTCCCCTTATCTCATTCTCAGAGAGGGTTGAACCaaaagaatgaataaatgaataaataaataaatcatcagAGCACAGACACCCAACAAGGAAAAGCTTGTCCTGAACGTAAAGTTTATTAATTGCAAAGATTGTAAaatcttataatggaaaatgcTGGGAAACCTTAACTATATGCAGCGCTACCATTTCTGTTTAGAATTAGCCATATTGTGGAAGTTTCAGTTGCGAATCTGCACTTATTGCTGACTTTTCAAGTGATTGAAGCTTTCTTCAGCTCATCGGTTTATACATAGAGTGAGTAGGAGATATTTATTGCATACCATGGCATATGAAATCCAAAGCCCAAAATTACAGGAGTCGGGAGCTTTAACAGGATATGTCAGTTCATTCTTTAAAAGCCCCAAACAGCTAATGCAGAATACCATGGGTCGAAACCAGCCTTGTAATCAGGtacaactccactgaagacaatcaAATTACACCATATCTACATTTGTCCCAAAGTACAAACTGTAAAAACGGACTCAATCGACAAACAGCAATTTTGTCTCACTAGACTAGAGCGAttgtgtgtggattttttttttaaacaaacatatttaCTGTATTTGCTGAGAAATTATCAGGCAAGTCCTCCTGGATTCTATCAGAGGATTCATTTTAAATCTGTGATCATCTTTTCATGTCTGCAGCCCTGCTGTCTTACAGATAGATCACTGTCAATAAAGATTAACACAAGTAGTTTGAAGCCTTGGCAAAACTAACCCAGCATATGAAAAATGCCTGGTCTCTATATTCAAAGAATTTCTCTGTTCTTTCTGTTTAGGAATTTGTTGTTGGTTATTCACTGCCAGTTATAAACAAAATGATAGGAAGTGTATAATGAAATCTGGCTGAAATATGCTCATATGAGGAGAAAAGGTAACCAAATCTTAACCAGGAAAACAATCTCATACCTAAAAACTTCAGTAAAGCTACTGCATTgattaattttgaaaaattaagATAATTTACTTTTATAAGTTCATACAAGTAAGGCATCAAGAATCAGACATAAGTAATAAAAACCTGAATTCTAAAATAGAGAAGTAGGTCATATAAGTATAATACAAAGAAAGAAGAATGTCATTGAAGATTTAGTGGTGGAAAATGAGGCTACATTTATGGTGAGAAATGTAGAGCAAAGATAAAATGCtcaggcctggtgtacactaggaaattagataggtataactgcgttgctcagggatgtgaaaaatccacaccccatgagtgacagttaaactgacctaacccctgatgtagacagcgctaggttgacAGGAAAATTCTCCCCTCAGAGAGGTGAATTACGCTGACAGAAGAATCCCTCCTCTCGGCATAGATTGTGTTTTTGCAGAAGTGCTATAGCAATGCAGCTACAGTGTTTTAAGTGTGGACAAACCCTAAATATCTACAATATCTGTCTTATCAGAATTTCAGTATAAAATATGCAAAAGCCTAAAAGATTCTAAACTGATTTCTGTAATAGTTTAAGGCCAATCTTATGTATTTTAGAATATTGAAGacggggtggctctaggcattttgctgcctcaagcacggcaggcaggctgccttcagcaaaccctctgcaggaggtccactgaagccgtgggaccagaggaccctctgcaggcaagccactgaaggcagcctgcctgctgcccttgtggcgctggcagagcaccccctgcggcttgccaccccaagcatgagcttggcgtgctgggacctggacCCACCCCTGATTGaagatcatagattattagggttggaagggacctcaggagatcatctagtccaaccccctgctcaaagcaagaccagtccccaaatggccccttcaaagactgagctcacaaccctgggtttggccggccaatgctcaaaccactgagttatccctcccccctaaaatGATACGATAAGATGTGCTTATGAACCTGCTAGGATCAAAGCTCCTATAGCCACTATTAAAGTGCATCCTCTAAATGCTTATAATTGCTGAAAAGATGTGGGCTTTCCATATTAAATACATTGTAATTTACAGTAGAATTAATCAGTAGATATACATCTGCATATGTAatttttgattaatttttaaaataaatttagccCTGATTTCCAAGCCATtcaccccccctcacacacacacacaaatccctaACTGGTTcacactgtaaaataaaaaagggtCCTTAACAGAGAAttatgatttatattttaaaaggaaagtctACAGAAGTTGGACTCCAACCCAGTGTGCTATTTGGGGGCAATAGTGTAAATGTGTCTTAGCAAATTGCAGAGAAGTGAACACCCATAAGTATGTGACATTGCTGTGTTCTTTTATCCCAGGTCATGGAAAGCAGCCCACAGCCTGAAGAGGTggactcagggcaggtctacacttaacttgctgcagcagtgcagctgtattgcttagtgaagacactacctaagctgacgggagagcttctcccatcagcataggtactccacttccctgagagtttgtagctatgccaacaggagaagtcCTCCCATTCACATTGtgccctcgggggggggggtggatttcAGTTAAactgacataagtttgtagtgtagactgagcctcagtgggactactcatgtgcatGTAGCTAAGCACATGAATAGGTCTTTGCAGGTTTGTGGCCTTTATGTGGAGAATTTGCTCTGCTGTTGTTTTTGGTGCTGTGCCTTTCATCAGCATTCAGACAACAGCCCGTTTGTTTGGGACATGAATCCTGAAAGTTTCATGAATTGGACCACACATTTGTCAAAAATGTTTCCCTCtcttttaagaagcttcaatttcagggagcagaaacagcacCATGTGATTTAGGTTACCTactacatatatatacatacatacagacgTCGATAATGAATAACAAAAGCCAAAGTGAACAGTTTGTGATTAGCCCGTATGGTGATCTTTTCATACCAAACTATCTGGCAAATGCTTATGAATAGCAAATAAATTCATGGGACTCAGGGTCATTTTGTGAACAAATAAGGCCAAGTTTCTTTGTATTTATTCATCACAATGAACGTGAACATATTAATCTCAAACGAGATTATTTTTCGTTATGAAATTAGGTAAAAGTAATTTTAACCTTGTTTATAATTGTTTCATTCATTATGGTGTAAAAATTAAATTCTCCTAGTCTTGTAATAAAAGACAACTTGCTCATTCAAGAAACTTTGCTAGAGATGAatgtctttgtttaaaaaaaattgagctcTAGTTTATCTTCAAATaaggaatattttaaataacAGCGAATAAAAATTCCCTTTTCTCATTTCCTTAGCACATCATTCTCCATGGTCAAGGAGATTTACCTTTCAGGTGTTAATAGTGTCACTTCATTTTCAGTACTTGAAGCTTTTTCTGAGAGCAAGGGTCAGTGGTATGTTGCACTTGGCTGGGTTGtgaatgaaattttttttccatggatagtgatcaatgggaTCAAACCATCACATTTTGAATCTCCCATGCTGATCTCAAACCAGCAACCACAAAGAGGAGAAATTAGTCATAGTCTTTGCAAGCAACTGTGAGCTCCTTGTTTCCTGAATATGTGAATACACTGCAGTGATACCTGTTTAATTTATTTCTCTATAGGTTGGGAAAAGGCCTATGAAAGAAGAATTCTGTTCTCCGCCATATACCCACTATGAGGTATCTCCAAGTTTTTATCGATCTGCCATGATACTTAAACCACAGTTAGGACTGGGAGCGGTTTCCAGGTTGCCCTCTGCAAAAAGTAGGATTTTGATTGCAAGTCAAAGGTCCTCAGATAGCTGCCTCCATCAACCAGGACAAATAACAAATGCTTCCAGCCTTTATCATCCTGAGGCTTCAGGTAAACTACAAACACTTCCTTTCTTTTAACTATAATCAGTAATTATTTTTTCAGACAGGCATATGACAAAATGAGCAATACCTTGTCCTGATACCAGAAAGCTCTAATATCACTCTACAAGATGCCTTTATCCAGTCTGAGGTAAGGCTCTACTGACTAAGGAGCCTGGGGCTTGTAGGAAGGTTCCTGGGTCTCTTGCCAAGGAGAAAGGATCAATTTCAGTACCAGTCATTACAGTGCTTGTGTACCTGATATTCCTCCTCCCTGTAGGTGTCTGAAATGTCTTATCTGCAGTAGTCGGAGGCTAGTTACCTTTGCTGTTGTACCAGGGAGGTTAATTGAACACACAAAAGTCTCTTTTTTATAATTTGTCTCATTCTGTCCCCCCGCCGCGCCTAACAGTGTTAAAATATGCTGGCAGAGAAGTAACATTTACTACAGACCTGACCTTCTGAAGGCCTGGCACAGACCTCTTCTGTGCCAGCACATTGAACACAGCACAAAATCAAGCAGATTAACCATAGCTTCCTTCTTGAAGAATTTCATTATGTTTGCATCTCTCCAGCCCATTGTTCTCTCACCGCTTTCAAAGATACTATTAAAATAACTCTTGTTGGACTGCTAATGATCTGTTGTGCCATCTCCCTCTGTGTCTTGATGTGTAACCCATTTGACCTTGACATTCCATctgtttttactgatttttaaatgacACAGAACTTGTTCTGGAGTGATTGCCTAATGCTTTTACTTTTTCATTGTGTTGCTCCAGACACATTATTTTCATTTCTGTCATCTCACCTCCAATTTCCCTTATGAGCAGTGAGATAAAGAACTCGTGGAATTTTTCTGCCGGATCTTGTTCCTGTGTTGTTAAGTTCTTTCCACTGTTCTCTAGTGGTTCACTGGCTTTCCTTATTGATCTATTCTTTTTATTTAGTAAAAGTATCTTCTATTGTTTTCCTTTACCTCCTGGGCAATCACTCATTTATTTGCtgtattttctttccttaatACCCATTCAGTATTGGTTAGTATTTTTCTTTGTCATCTTTATAGTTTGGATCCTTAAGTCTTATACAACCCATTTTTCCCCTTGACAGCTTTTTGACTTCTTAAGCCACCTTTATCcgtctttgtttttttaaaccatgtctcTGAAAAGGAATATATTGCTTATGAAATATGCCAGAGTGACAGCATTGGAAAATGATGTCCTTTAACCATGGAACAGACGTAATATAAGCAGTGGCAATGTAAGCTTCTGCACAGCTTTCTAGCAATATGTTTCACTCTCTAGAGCAAACTGAGGTTCAGCCTACCATTCGTGTCTATTCTATTCTTTGCTTCAATGATTAGACTGCCAGTGAAAATATCAATTAGCAATAATTGTGAGAACAATTCTTGTATTGTGGAAACCTGTCTATTAGAACCCGATCTGAAACAAATATCTTCTTTCATCTAAACCACAAACCATCATATAGTAAAAATTGTTTCAGTTCACTGGATGGCACATATGATGTGGTAATTTGATACAGAGCTTTTACCTCTCCGTCATCTCTTCAGATCCAGCTCAGGTGAACAGTTGCTGAACTCCATTATTTTCTGATAGCCACTGAACAGCTCATGTGAAATGAGCATTTGGAATCAGTACAGTTCTCACAACTGCCAGCTTGGCTGGCTGGCTTAGTTGTGTCTGTGCCTCAGTGGATCAcagctgagggcttgtctgcattaCCGGCTGGATTGATGGGCAGTGTCTAGCCTAGATGCAATAAGTCGACTGCCGAGCGCTCTCCCAGCAACTGcggtactccaccagggtgagaggcacaggcggagtcgacaggggagtgtCAGCcatcgacttaccacagtgaagacaccacagtaagtagctctaagtacaTCGAcgtcagctacgttattcacatagcggAAGtggcgtaacttagatcgacccccccccccagtgtagaccaggcctgagaataCCAATTTCAGGACACAGAGCTGAGAAATAGGGCACCCCAAACCGGTGGTCattctatcattagattataccaagccagtaacaaaagtgaacTTCTGtgtcaccacactggttaacaagaagtcaaaacCACAGTCTCTTTAGAgattccagcccttggctcacTACCCAGACATTGGACTttatgatgagtggttactgaaaaccagtttcatcagaATTAGGGTCTCTAGCGAAGCTTGACACATCAGTGTGTCGCCttctgctggttgtcctgggaattagctcttcaccAGCTTCAGAGCATCCCTATtggccagtgtctcacctgccgcTGGCCCTGTGATCCTTCTGGACTCTGGTGCCATTTACCCTGGGGTTCTGGCTCAGCAGTAACCCACCATctgagtctcccctccctggggaacccgcaaccctctatccccaccttgcctcagtggctactgccagtcatcctCTAGCCgccgctcactggggcaaactccagtctataaaccactcatctctggcaaggagggttgaacctgctgcctttgcctaaccTCAGGCTACACCTCTGTAGCCTCAGTACCTCTGTAGGCCTtgcacaaggcctgcagcctggggagttgccaggctggagctgtccagctcctcttgcctttccccagcactactCTACTCAGGTCCCCttctctcccaggcagccaggtcctcctCTCTCTACAGCTAAAAAAAGActggctcagcccctggctcacagcccttttataggccTGATTgaggcgtggccccagctgtggctgcttccccagtcagcctagcCTTTTCTCTCAGGAGTGAGTTAAATATCCCTGTcattttcccagatctggaccttagcgtccaaaatatgggtgttagcacgaaaacctccaagcttagttaccagcttggacctggtaaagctgccgccagccagggattatacagtgtctagctcactgtggtctccccaaaaccttccctgggggaccccaaaactcagattccttgagtctcacaacaaaggggaataaaccattcccttcccccctccgggtgttccctccctgggttcctggagagatatatagaagcaagctccgtgaatctaaacagagggactccaccctccctgtttccagtcctggaaacacaagtacttcccccctcacccagagggtatgcaaagtcaggcttagtaaatc contains:
- the MTUS2 gene encoding microtubule-associated tumor suppressor candidate 2 isoform X1, whose translation is MSASLVPSETRYTQLQDNRNEIKNNNESVISIGDTNANQIMTKVRSTEGEVKRCDLTANPGSVHTGGSENITQLDTEQNKLLVFKESQSCDISIQEFRLPSTINRELDKDYRTDEVKDTSENIRISRGKSLSNLKSRANDTSSWVLSKDDVEFTRHISKHKMIRTMEAEGIKRLSLGRSCKFSTKTEAFSKERVSCKRSLSASLDSIATSHHLIGDTEKSQKTPADHFLDMVLHPLDNTSEENMVFYSKPSTSENKKVNIPESQMDVEDVPTVNSKSTLHPTDVDLNLSGKPSEVSSKSEAQLGQGDMSKKLELKHPPLVPSKNICQQKIERIMLVEFLGCQKEEDTLIQEKKGYGAEVSKMQAPQFQDFCSKVGDPLLNQVVAYAEDRLPSGNSTCPGFGRGSNDDESRAANQGHQEYITDKEIGSVFPLTDDSKSSGKLTPTRNRNLLEAGTSCIQTVGGHISFLHNVSLPYSKTMKVNENKLMLVRGNTENTTVSASDLSDQHRVLSTETMSNKQPNNQDSDVETTSFSVQNKKTAIAKKYLSDDASQSYKISARADAFFCVPTALRPVATVNVNNQPTISNGSLKDLYALHVDKLSPSSVLPPIDSTQLLNISPKVPIKTAANSGIPKPILVHSKGSLTAQGDAESDCSEKPEENIEIKPVIPKPKHVRPKIITYIRRNPQSIDHLDPSFASTELPYGPPVCGMPMAKEQQILSGGDIKPSNILYDKFKPDLQKPRIYGSGLVVSGIKPPGHHFGQMSEKFLQEVGKRPMKEEFCSPPYTHYEVSPSFYRSAMILKPQLGLGAVSRLPSAKSRILIASQRSSDSCLHQPGQITNASSLYHPEASVDLKKGPCSNAAKSNLPKPCQSGLRPPGYSRLPAAKLAAFGFVRSSSVSSVSSNQSNDSVQSDQSRTTNRSNFGSEEQTPPKASVLSKDLPKGTSRTALQVSTSTATPRRSLLPAPKTTVTPAAGLKKEVQKDQDANKSTVSSPKRLAVSATKLHSPGHPKQRVAVPRNGFSTKADLQTQETERQFIQQLKEKCDKQSRQFSCIQEELKRASRGFEVFAITTQYFFWKNERALVKEKELSVELANIRDEVGLNTARCEKLQKEKEELERRFEEEVRKLHWQQQEELRALEERLQLQYRGKMDLLQEEHSLQLVRIKCQHQEQAEYISATHEAAMLEMENNHAVAIAVLQDEHDNKVQELMSVHELEKKELEESFEKLRLSLQDQVDTLTFQSHSLRDKAKRFEEALKKNTEEQLEVALAPYQHLEEDMYSLKQVLEMKNQLIHQQEKRIMELEKLAEKNTILEEKIQVLQQQNEDMRVRIDQNTVVTRQLSEENANLQEYVEKETKEKKRLSRTNEELLWKLQTAEPMSPVKLSPTPIYRCSSGPPTPAKVSTVPR